The DNA window TCGGTTGTAAAACTGGGCATCAAGGTTGCTCACAATGGTTTTGTAAACACTGCAACCACGACGACAGACTGCCACTATCTTGTGGTCATCGACATTGTCCGCAATGCCAGCAATGCACGACTTCTGATTGGCTTGAGCGCCAGCAATTAAAGTTACTACCCGTGCACTACTTTATGGTCACGTTCACTTTACCCTATGAATTACGAACGCTTGCGCGTTCGCAATCTAAAGCGATTTATCAATCGATGTTCTCCGTCGCTGCAAGTGTGTTGAAGGATTTTTCCAAACGTAGAAACGGCGGTGAAATAGGTTTCACCACCGTTTTGCATACTTACAGCAGGAAACGTAATTTACATCCCCACTTACACATTATAGTCGCCAATGGCAGCTACAATAAAACGCGAAACCAATGGCATAAAGGTAAGAGTAACTATCTGTTTAACGCCTTTGCACTAGCTAAAGTCTGGCGAGCTAGAATGATTGATGCAATCAATCAGCACGCTGACTTATCGCTGGCGAACGCGGATACATTACCCACTAAATGGGTCGTTGATTGCCGAAAAATCGGTTACGGTCTTCCCGCCTTACAATATCTGTCACGCTATTTATATCGGGGTGTGTTGCCTGATAAAGACATCATCGACACATCCAATAATACCGTTACCTTCAGATATAAAGACGGACAAACTCAAGTAACGAAAACCAGAGCCTTACCGACATTGCAATTCCTCTGGCTTATCTTGCAGCATGTGCTGCCGAAAGGGTTACAGCGAGTGCGGGATTATGGTTTTTTGCACGGTAACGCCAAGCGGTTACGCGTGCGTATTCAAGTCATATTACTGCATCTGTTTAATTGGAGTATTGTAATGGTCAACTCAAATCGGACACTTGCTTAAGCTACTTTTCTTAATATCTGCTGCTCAAATTCCATCGGTGATAAATACCCCAATGTTGTATGTGGCCGCTTGCTGTTGTAATAAGCAAGGTAATCCAAAATACAGCGTTCAGCGTCTTTCTTTGTTTTCAAGCGATAGTAATGCATATGCTCGTGTTTGAAGCTTCTAAAAAATCGCTCTGTTGGTGCATTATCCCAACACTCACCTTTGCCGCTCATGCTGGGTATCATCTCCATTTTCGAAAGCATTTCCTGGTACTTGCCGCTTGCGTATTGGCTGCCTCTATCTGAATGATGCATAACTCCAGCATTGGGTTTTCGTCGCCAGTAAGCCATCTGTAGCGCCTGCAAACACATTTCTGTTTTCATGTTGTCGGCAATACTCCATCCAATGATTTGCCTTGAATATAAATCCATTACAACGGCTAAATACATCCAACCTTCAAGCGTCCAAACGTAGGTGATATCAGTTGTCCAATATTTATTGGGCTGCTGAACATCGAATTTACGCTCTAACAAGTTATCTGCAATATTAAAATTATGCTTACTATCAGTAGTTACCTTGAATCGTCTTGGGTAGCGGGCTTGCAAGCCTAAGCGTGACATTAAACGCCATATTTTGTAATGACCAACATCAAAGCCTTCTTTGCGTAACTCATTGGTTAATCTGCGATAACCTAGCGTTTTTTTGTGTAAGTCGAATATCTCGGTAGCCTTAATCTCAAGCGCCACATCCCTATTAGGCGATGCTTTATTTGATAACCAGTGATAAAAAGCACTTGGGCTTACATCCATAACTTTACATGTAACTCGAATTGGAAATGTCTTCTTATACTCTGCGATGAACTGAAATCTTACTCGCTTTCCTTGGCAAAGAAGACTGCGGCCTTTTTTAAAATTTCTTTCTCCATCAGCAGTTTTGCATTTTCTTTACGTAGTATTTCAAGTTCATTACGTTCGGATAGGTTTAGGCCTTCTTGTTTGGTTCCAGGTCTAGCTTGCGTGCCGCTTTCTGCTTGAACCCAGCGTGTAATTGCACTTAACGATACACCTAAGCTAGCAGCGGCTGCTTGTCTGGTATATCCTTGCTCAGTAACGAGTTTTACTGCGCCTTGTTTGAATTCAGTTGTAAATTTCGGACGTTTAAACTTAGTATTCATGATCACCTCTAATTAACATTATACTTAAATGCTTTAGAAGTGTCCGGTAGAATTAAACCACATCATATGCCTGAGCTCGCTGCTACGAACACAGCAAAAGCAATCCGTATTTGTCCTTGCTGTCAGCATGAAATGAGGTGTGTTGGCATTACACGAACGACCTAGCCGAAAGGCGAACATAATAGGAATAATGGCATTAACATGACAGGTTCGAGATATTAAATTTATGGTACAACTAGCTAGTTAATTGATAAATAACAGGTCTGTTATTTATCTCAATTTCGTTCGTCTTGGGTTTAACCCCAAGACGAAGTCCCCACCAAGATCAAACACGTAATTTACTATATAAAGAAGGGCTCGGGCTTGCTCAACACTCGAATAAGGTGTCGACTGCGCGACACCTATTCTTATATGTTATAGCGATTTTAAACAGCTATTTCGATAGTTTGGATATCAATAGCCTCATACTCTTCACAAATGATTTCTATTTTTATCCGATGACATCCCGACACCAGAGGCACGATCATATATTCATCATCAAAAGTTCTACTCCTTGTGTGAAGCAAATTATTTAGTTTGATTGTTAATTGATTGCCATCTAATATTGTCCACCAATTCTGGTTTAGTGGGCGAATAACAGACATATTAAGCCTAGGGTTCGACACCATACTCAATGCCGACAACGTATCATTCCTAGTAAACTGATCATAGATTGATGAAATAGAGTTCAGCTTTCTTAAAGTTTCTTCTTGTTGTTGTTCTTGGTATTTAGAATATGCTTTTTCTATAGGACTAAAAGGTAAAGGATTCTCAGCTTCACTAAACTCTTTACCTTTGCTATAAACTAAAACACCTTCAGGAAAAGTAATATCTACAAACACGTTATTCGCTTTCATGGAACCTTTATTGCTGACATCGATAACAAGAGGAATAGAGTAATTCTCTAGTTTGTATATTTTCTCTCGTTCAGAGTTATATTGATCTATCGCTAATTGAGTTGGTAATCCGTTATTATATTTTTCAATCTCATCGTTTGATATAAATTCTCGTAAATGTCCTTCTATATCATTTATATCAATCTTTTCAGGTACTACTAACCTTTCAAACTCGTTAAACTTTTCATCAACTGTCGGGAGCTCTACTGTCATTTCAATCATGGGGATTTTGAGTGTAATTCTTGACTCTAAGTCAGTGATTTTTTCCCTTAGCTGTCGATTTTCTTTACTAAGAGAGGTTAGCTCTTTAAAGAGTGCTTCTTCAGCCCCCACTTTATCGCCTCTAACCCAACCTACGGCAGGTTTCTGCATAATTTGCTTCATTAAAGATATTGAAACATTTTTTATTAGCTCTTCTTTTGAGCTCCAAAATTGCGCCATTTTCGAGTTTTTTAGAACTAATTTTCGGAAGTTATTAATTTCCGTAAGATCATCATCCCTTTTGTCTTTTGACAAAGACACCATTTCATCCATGACAAATGCAAGGACTGGAATTTTATTTTCTAGAGCATATTCGTATTCTTTTTGTGTAAAGCTAATTCCATCAGAGGCTTTTGAACCGTATCGTAAGCCCAAGACAAGAATATAATAATCACTAACTTCAATGGTTCTTCTTATTATTTCCCATTGGTCTTCATCTTCAGCACTGAACATTTCCATTCCTATAGGGATGTGATACATCTCGAGGATGGCTTTAATTATGCTTTCCCGTTCTTTTTCAAGGTCAGAATATGTGGAACTAATGAATACTTGATATTTTGTTGAATTCACAAAAACTCCTTGCGATATAATATAGCGTTATAAGATGACATCTCGATTAACCAAATTTGTTTACCCTAGTCAATAGCACTAATCAAATGAAAAAATAAGATAAAATACCAATCTGACCTTAAAGCTGATTCTGAAAAAGTGTATAGTCCTGTTATTTTTTAAAAGTCTTATTATCTATTCAAAATGACAAGTATACGGCTGATTTTATTGGTATTTAATTTTATTGCAAGGAAAAGTAAGGCTATGTTCTGACAAAGTGTGAAAGAACTGAGAAATAAACAAATAAAACTGTATAAGATCATCATATCTGATTAAAAACGGCGGCAGAATGGCGGTGTTAAGTAGCTTGTTGGGTAATCGTCAGGCTGGGTAATTTGAGCATGTATATACTTACAGCATTAAATTGGGCTTCTACTCCGCTCAACCCAACTGCGCATAACGCATGAACGGAGGTTATTTCTCATTTCACATGATTTACAAGATGAATCGAAAACAGTGGCACGTATTACTCCATCACTACCGTAAGAGCTCCGTCTATAATTGAAAATGTAAAGTTGATAACTCAGTGCTGTTGCGGTATTAGGGCGATAGGCTATTCTTTGTAAGAACTTTGACATTAATGGGTATTAACATGACGAATTTGAAAAAATCAACATCCATTTCACCTGTACTAGTAAATAGAATTGTTGAGTTGGCTGAAAAGCATTATGGCCTTAGAGTTGCTTCATTTTTCAAATTAGCATATCTAACGTCATTACGTATTGATGAATTGTTAGATACAAAATTTACTGATATTTCAGTAGTTGATAATAAATTCTTAGTAATCAATCATAAGGTTCGAAGTTATAATAGCAAAAGCTGCTATCTACTATCAAATGAGGCTATATCTATAGTTCAGAAATTGAAAGCCGATTTTCCTTCCGATATATTCCTCTTTCAATCAAAAAATAGTAACAATCGAATAAACGCAGAACCAAGTCCTTTATCTCGGCAGTATCTTTCTCAGGCTATGAAAGCTATCAATGAAATTACGAGAAATAAAATTACAATGAGTCAATTTAGGTATAAATATACCATTAAAAACAATAATTTAAATAAACCTTCAAATTCATAGTCATCAGCCAAATAGCCCGGTTTATAATAATGTATCGGTGTCTATTATGATGCCTCATTCATTTAGTTTTAAGTAAATCTAACATCTACGTAGACTTTGAGTGAGCCAGAATGCTTTCTTAGATGATGGGTTCATGATGTGAGAAATGGATAATTTGGAACATTTGAATAACTAGCTCTAAGGTAGCAAGTCTTTAGCATCAGAATCTAACACTTCAGCAATTTCATATAGTTTTTCTAACGTAATATTTACTTCACCGCGTTCAATACGGCCCACATACGAACGATCAATATCGGCTAGTAACGCGAGTTTATCTTGAGAAACTCCCATTTCTTTTCTTCTAACTTTAATTTTCAATCCAACATTAATAGCTAAGTCTTTCATTTTAAATCATTCTAAAAATGAAAGACTATCCGCTCTTGTAACACCAAAAACAACGGACTATAATCCGCATTTTGTAGTGTGCCTTAAGTACGACTCTTGGATTTTAAACGATGCCTAAAAAACCGATAAAAGTTACAACACCAATATATTCAATTTTTATTACAGATGATTTGAATAATTTTACAGTCAGTGAAATGAGAAGTGCTTATATGGAAGCTACCGGTGAAACAGATCCTGTTCTTTCACGAAAGATGGTTTATCGACAAATTTTGCGTCTACAAAAATTATGCATGCTTGAAAAACTCGACTCTGAGAACGTAAAAGAGCATCGCTATAATAAAACAAATATGTTTCACCAAGTCGGTCTAACTACTGAACAAATCAAGACTAAACAAGTAAGTTCAATGCTTGTAAAGAGTCCTAAAAAGATCACAACTTCATTGTTAGATGAGCGCTTAAAGCAGTGTGAAGTTGACTTGATCGCAAGTATTGCGGAATCTGAAGAGTACATGGCTTTATACAAGTCACTCCCTGAATTGAAAGAGCACTTAGAGTCAAATTACCTGCAGTCTCGCGAGCATAGTTCTAAGTTATTAGGGCAAATCAAAGCGATAAAAAGCGTTATTTCATATCAGAAGAGGCAATGATGAAATTGAGACCTTGGCAAGAAGAGTGTGTACTGACAGCTGTTGAACATTTTAAACATACGAGTAAGCATTTTTTATGTTTAGCCACGCCTGGGGCTGGCAAAACTATGATGGCTGCAGAGCTAGCTGCGAGTTTGCATGAGTCTAATCTTATCGACTTTATTTTATGCTTTTCACCATCAATAAATGTAGCCCATAATATTCGAGATAGGTTTTCTCAACGTTTAAATTGCCGGTTTGATGGTGTTATCGGGGCATTAGGTTGTTCGTATACATATCAAAGTTTATTATTTTTTAATGATGACTTTTGGCAAATCATGAATAATCATCGCGTATTGGTTATTTTTGATGAGATCCATCATTGTTCTGGATCGACAATTGAAAACGCCAATGCATGGGGTGAGGAGATTATATTAAAAATTCAATCTCAAGCTGCCTATACCTTAGCTTTAACAGGTACACCATGGCGCTCAGATAAGGCTCCTATCGCAATTTCTAATTATATCGAGTCAGATGGTGCTATTCAATGTGATTACGTCTACGGGCTTCGTGAGGCTGTGAGAGACGATGTCTGCAGAAA is part of the Moritella viscosa genome and encodes:
- a CDS encoding transposase, IS3 family, which codes for MDVSPSAFYHWLSNKASPNRDVALEIKATEIFDLHKKTLGYRRLTNELRKEGFDVGHYKIWRLMSRLGLQARYPRRFKVTTDSKHNFNIADNLLERKFDVQQPNKYWTTDITYVWTLEGWMYLAVVMDLYSRQIIGWSIADNMKTEMCLQALQMAYWRRKPNAGVMHHSDRGSQYASGKYQEMLSKMEMIPSMSGKGECWDNAPTERFFRSFKHEHMHYYRLKTKKDAERCILDYLAYYNSKRPHTTLGYLSPMEFEQQILRKVA
- a CDS encoding transposase, IS3 family; the protein is MNTKFKRPKFTTEFKQGAVKLVTEQGYTRQAAAASLGVSLSAITRWVQAESGTQARPGTKQEGLNLSERNELEILRKENAKLLMEKEILKKAAVFFAKESE
- a CDS encoding putative uncharacterized protein (No significant database matches), with product MTNLKKSTSISPVLVNRIVELAEKHYGLRVASFFKLAYLTSLRIDELLDTKFTDISVVDNKFLVINHKVRSYNSKSCYLLSNEAISIVQKLKADFPSDIFLFQSKNSNNRINAEPSPLSRQYLSQAMKAINEITRNKITMSQFRYKYTIKNNNLNKPSNS
- a CDS encoding putative DNA-binding protein, with amino-acid sequence MKDLAINVGLKIKVRRKEMGVSQDKLALLADIDRSYVGRIERGEVNITLEKLYEIAEVLDSDAKDLLP